One Microbacterium sp. W4I20 DNA window includes the following coding sequences:
- a CDS encoding polysaccharide deacetylase family protein has product MTKPSFDVQREQLANGHFIRVVNYHSTPRGARDELEKELAGFARDYAPVTLDDLDRLFETGAWHKDKPGLIPVFYEGYRNSISVAAPLCDQYGLTGWFPIATSFVDCDPEHQEAFARAHWISLVEEDTKGGRIAMSWDEVAEVSQRHVVFPHTAHHEGFDTALTDDDIRREVVESKAQLEAVTGQEAPAFVWLHGSSYGQSPRHDQAVKDAGYRYQFANTMIHRVN; this is encoded by the coding sequence ATGACCAAGCCCTCCTTCGACGTGCAGCGCGAGCAGCTCGCGAACGGCCACTTCATCCGGGTCGTCAACTATCACTCGACGCCGCGGGGTGCGCGCGACGAGCTGGAGAAGGAGCTCGCCGGCTTCGCCCGCGACTACGCACCGGTGACGCTCGACGACCTCGACCGGCTCTTCGAGACGGGTGCCTGGCACAAGGACAAGCCGGGCCTGATCCCGGTGTTCTACGAGGGCTACCGCAACTCCATCTCAGTGGCCGCGCCCCTCTGCGATCAGTACGGCCTGACCGGCTGGTTCCCGATCGCCACGTCGTTCGTCGACTGCGACCCCGAGCATCAAGAGGCCTTCGCCCGCGCGCACTGGATCTCGCTGGTCGAGGAGGACACCAAGGGCGGTCGCATCGCGATGAGCTGGGATGAGGTCGCCGAGGTGTCGCAGCGACACGTGGTGTTCCCGCACACCGCGCACCACGAGGGCTTCGACACGGCGCTGACGGATGACGACATCCGCCGCGAGGTCGTCGAGTCGAAGGCGCAGCTCGAGGCCGTGACCGGGCAGGAGGCGCCCGCCTTCGTGTGGTTGCACGGGTCGTCGTACGGGCAGAGCCCCCGTCACGACCAGGCGGTCAAGGATGCCGGCTACCGCTACCAGTTCGCGAACACGATGATCCACCGCGTGAACTGA
- a CDS encoding endonuclease domain-containing protein: protein MPSRKIEKPSIVAAVRAVGGVARVRDLVDRGHRRAALVHAIRSGTLIRVRNGWVALPDADPELRAAARYGVVLSCLTQARRLGLWVHEQKPGLHVAATPGSAGGKPESMRVHWATPLIPRAPGVLADPIENVLSIVAECEPFEQALATWESALNKGLVQREALQALPLRSNALRVLADATPFADAGLETYLGVRLRWLRSPLRFQTWIAGHRVDALLGDRLALQIDGAHHVGPQRSEDIRHDAALKLMGYHVIRVSYHQMMDEWPMVQDLIMRAVAQGLHIARRRA from the coding sequence ATGCCCTCACGCAAGATCGAGAAGCCGAGCATCGTCGCAGCCGTCCGCGCGGTCGGAGGTGTCGCACGAGTCCGGGATCTCGTCGATCGCGGCCACCGCCGCGCCGCTCTCGTTCACGCGATCCGCAGCGGCACGCTCATCCGCGTCCGGAATGGCTGGGTCGCGCTTCCCGATGCCGACCCGGAACTCCGGGCTGCCGCCCGCTATGGAGTCGTTCTGTCCTGCCTCACGCAAGCCCGCCGTCTGGGGCTCTGGGTGCACGAGCAGAAGCCCGGCCTTCACGTTGCGGCGACTCCGGGCAGCGCCGGCGGCAAGCCGGAGAGCATGCGCGTGCACTGGGCCACGCCGCTGATCCCTCGCGCGCCCGGCGTGCTCGCGGATCCGATAGAGAACGTGCTCTCAATCGTCGCGGAATGCGAGCCGTTCGAGCAGGCACTCGCGACCTGGGAGTCTGCGCTCAACAAGGGGCTGGTGCAGCGGGAGGCGCTGCAAGCGCTCCCGCTGCGCTCGAACGCACTGCGAGTGCTCGCTGACGCGACGCCGTTCGCCGATGCGGGACTCGAGACCTACCTCGGTGTGCGGCTCCGGTGGTTGCGATCGCCCCTGCGCTTCCAGACCTGGATCGCCGGTCACCGCGTCGATGCCCTCCTCGGAGATCGGCTGGCACTGCAGATCGACGGCGCTCACCACGTCGGGCCTCAACGCTCGGAGGACATCCGGCACGATGCTGCGCTGAAGCTCATGGGCTATCACGTGATCCGCGTGAGCTACCACCAGATGATGGACGAGTGGCCGATGGTACAGGACCTGATCATGCGGGCGGTGGCGCAGGGGCTGCACATCGCGCGCCGCCGCGCGTGA